Proteins from a single region of Gordonia hongkongensis:
- a CDS encoding GTPase domain-containing protein — protein MNQIDITAVRKWLEHIPGGSLAERYETEWTAFERLDRPVVTLFGAYDTGKSSLLRRLLIDAGAQVPEWLTISARHETFEVNNVELGGCIARDTPGFVVGASDIRAQNNSERALAAVGLTDIGVAVLTPQLATAERDVLREVASAGWPKGALWFVISRFDEAGANPEYDVDGYRELGDRKVRELLDVFDQVDRERVYVVAQDPFQTAGPDLDVDREEWDAYRDWDGMRELANALEQIPAASLPELRRAAGQRYWKAVVSEVLRELHGRLAEFTASAEVASHGVARRNGWLSELEVLDRAARADLNGLVEEVFHRSRTAQDRSSEDLLREIEIALDRWFTKHEARLQRLKQSIGKAGDRDRAMPSWDGFASLVASIDSAPTVDPNSGYSRHVEDLGPMLIALLKATQGVQEKASSAKGSNHIAQGVAIAEAAFPVALYIAKIVDDRNAAMSGGQGAAASSLTEAVSECTRQALDAWAPFVEDVRALIDAESGEQVALDESLRRIVQDLDTAVQEGSNL, from the coding sequence GTGAACCAGATCGACATCACCGCAGTGCGAAAGTGGCTAGAGCACATCCCCGGTGGCTCGCTGGCCGAGCGGTATGAGACAGAGTGGACCGCGTTCGAGCGACTGGATCGTCCGGTGGTGACTCTCTTCGGCGCGTATGACACGGGTAAGAGTTCGCTCCTGCGTCGTCTGCTCATCGATGCGGGAGCCCAAGTTCCCGAATGGCTGACGATTAGCGCGCGCCACGAGACTTTCGAAGTGAACAACGTGGAACTCGGCGGTTGTATCGCACGAGACACGCCGGGATTCGTGGTCGGCGCGTCTGATATTCGCGCCCAGAACAACTCCGAACGTGCGCTGGCAGCAGTGGGATTGACCGACATCGGGGTTGCAGTTCTGACACCGCAACTGGCCACCGCTGAGCGCGATGTCCTTCGGGAGGTCGCTTCCGCTGGATGGCCAAAGGGTGCTCTGTGGTTCGTCATCTCGCGTTTCGACGAGGCTGGCGCGAATCCTGAGTACGACGTCGATGGGTACCGTGAGCTCGGTGATCGCAAGGTGCGTGAACTTCTCGACGTGTTCGATCAGGTGGATCGTGAGCGTGTGTACGTCGTGGCCCAAGACCCTTTCCAGACAGCGGGTCCCGACCTCGACGTGGATCGCGAGGAATGGGATGCCTATCGAGACTGGGATGGTATGCGCGAACTGGCTAACGCGCTCGAGCAGATCCCGGCGGCGTCGCTACCGGAGCTCCGACGCGCAGCAGGTCAGCGGTACTGGAAAGCGGTTGTCTCTGAGGTTCTTCGGGAGTTGCACGGTCGGCTGGCCGAGTTCACGGCCAGTGCCGAGGTCGCGTCGCATGGCGTGGCACGACGCAACGGTTGGTTGAGTGAGCTCGAAGTCCTGGACCGAGCAGCGCGCGCGGACCTTAATGGGCTCGTAGAGGAGGTCTTTCATCGGTCACGGACAGCGCAGGACCGTTCGTCTGAAGATCTACTGCGCGAGATCGAGATCGCCCTTGATCGTTGGTTCACGAAGCATGAAGCACGACTCCAGAGACTGAAACAGTCGATCGGCAAGGCGGGCGATCGGGATCGTGCCATGCCTTCGTGGGATGGCTTTGCCTCGCTTGTCGCTTCGATCGACTCGGCGCCGACTGTCGATCCGAACAGTGGATACTCGCGTCACGTAGAAGACCTGGGGCCGATGTTGATCGCCTTGCTGAAGGCGACGCAGGGTGTCCAAGAGAAAGCCTCTTCTGCAAAGGGTTCCAACCACATTGCGCAAGGTGTTGCCATCGCGGAAGCGGCCTTTCCCGTCGCACTGTACATAGCGAAGATCGTGGATGACCGGAATGCCGCCATGTCGGGTGGCCAGGGTGCAGCTGCCTCCAGCCTGACGGAAGCGGTGAGTGAATGTACGCGTCAGGCACTCGATGCGTGGGCCCCGTTCGTCGAAGACGTAAGGGCATTGATCGACGCTGAGTCGGGTGAGCAGGTGGCGCTCGACGAGAGTCTGCGACGGATCGTCCAAGACTTGGATACAGCGGTACAGGAGGGAAGTAACCTCTGA
- a CDS encoding PD-(D/E)XK nuclease family protein, with amino-acid sequence MPTVMDQLAEAVSRAKSGSPLTQVSVIVPSHGSGRDVLHHLARTQGVANTSVLTLGQVVDKLAAPALAPRQPLPYPLLEAAVQRVLADAPGVFADVADEPITSQALASAAWELTGIAEPAMQSPTPLVADLLRIHCVTKERLTGSYYLQHEAYSAAAKRFDELGAVIVHHPAAHAPAEQALLSELQRRGETIDANTHVSPTQVIHTSDADDEIRAVVRLVRKHLASGVPGHRIGIFYGTDDPYLPLLHEHLTAGHIAFAGPECHTLVDRPTGRALLGLLALDHDTMPRRELFTLLAEGALRRPELDDTPITQPQLERLTRSDEPIVGGADWERLTRVGAHEKHHARAAAVYSYVRRLQVDLRALVDAPDWATVAEHLNTLLDTYFRTPKRETAAADLAAIRADCAGIALMDGIAPQPTAARVLDAVSIRLNAHRGMHGTSGAGVTVAPIASGVGRDLDVCVVVGAAEGIVPAPRRDDPLLPPELIGITARDHMERQRLVFAGAVSAGRTERVVTFPRGNLRGGAEKVPSRWLLPALADLASRDVDVVNWQRATEDSPQIVAVESFDVAAQRADERIGASAASDTEWRLRELAAVPADSRRGALDDPIINRGMHMRSDRLNGRFTRFNGNLSSVSELITTFDQPVSPTGLELWVQSPYQYFLEHILRLRALDDPDEIAQIDALTRGTLIHTILERYVRATIDGAELDLARLRIVAAEVLDEAQANSPGWLEQLWAKDRGTIMRDLDEWFTHDHADAADGWQPTHAEADFGLDAQGSHEVSLELGESRIRFRGQIDRIDRHHGGRIRVTDYKTGKSDKYKDLAESTPTNSGLQFQLPVYGLFARTFGADVEARYWFITSKGKFASVGYPVTDDVVATLIDDMTLVHKSIRAGYFPPKIEDTHWDLPVIDLLGRAGLRRAWAALEHVDELSDYVQKYGG; translated from the coding sequence ATGCCCACCGTGATGGACCAGTTGGCGGAGGCGGTGTCCCGCGCCAAGTCCGGCTCACCGCTGACCCAGGTCTCTGTCATCGTGCCGAGCCACGGCTCCGGCCGGGACGTCCTGCACCACCTGGCGCGGACGCAGGGAGTGGCCAACACCAGCGTCCTCACCCTTGGGCAGGTGGTGGACAAGCTCGCCGCGCCCGCGCTCGCGCCTCGCCAACCGTTGCCGTATCCGCTCCTGGAGGCGGCGGTCCAGAGAGTTCTCGCCGACGCGCCGGGCGTCTTCGCCGACGTCGCCGACGAGCCCATCACGTCACAGGCTCTCGCGAGCGCAGCCTGGGAACTCACCGGTATCGCCGAGCCGGCTATGCAGTCGCCGACGCCCCTCGTCGCCGACCTGCTGCGTATCCATTGCGTCACGAAGGAGCGTTTGACCGGCTCGTATTACCTTCAGCATGAAGCGTATTCGGCCGCCGCCAAACGGTTCGACGAGCTCGGCGCGGTGATCGTCCATCACCCGGCCGCTCACGCGCCCGCCGAGCAAGCCCTTCTCAGTGAGCTCCAGCGCCGCGGCGAGACCATCGACGCGAACACCCACGTCTCACCCACCCAGGTCATCCACACCTCCGACGCCGACGACGAGATCCGCGCCGTCGTCCGGCTGGTCCGCAAACACCTCGCCAGCGGGGTGCCCGGCCACCGCATCGGCATCTTCTACGGCACCGACGACCCCTACCTTCCGCTGCTCCACGAGCACCTCACCGCCGGCCACATCGCTTTCGCCGGACCCGAATGCCACACCCTCGTCGACCGTCCCACCGGTCGCGCATTGCTCGGGTTGCTGGCACTCGACCACGACACGATGCCCCGGCGGGAACTGTTCACCCTCCTCGCCGAAGGCGCACTCCGACGCCCCGAACTCGATGACACGCCGATCACGCAGCCCCAGCTCGAACGCCTCACGCGCAGCGACGAACCCATCGTCGGCGGCGCCGACTGGGAGCGCCTCACCCGCGTCGGTGCGCACGAGAAGCACCACGCCAGGGCCGCGGCCGTCTACTCCTACGTCCGTCGCCTGCAGGTCGACCTGCGCGCTCTCGTCGACGCGCCGGACTGGGCGACCGTCGCCGAACATCTGAACACCCTGCTCGACACCTACTTTCGCACGCCGAAACGCGAGACCGCGGCCGCCGACCTCGCCGCGATCCGTGCCGACTGCGCGGGAATCGCCCTGATGGACGGCATCGCACCGCAGCCCACCGCGGCTCGGGTGCTCGACGCGGTCTCGATCCGGCTGAACGCGCACCGAGGCATGCACGGGACGTCGGGTGCAGGCGTGACGGTCGCACCGATCGCGTCGGGAGTCGGTCGCGACCTCGACGTCTGCGTCGTCGTCGGTGCCGCCGAAGGCATCGTGCCCGCACCCCGCCGCGACGACCCGCTTCTCCCGCCGGAACTGATCGGCATCACCGCCCGCGATCACATGGAACGCCAACGCCTCGTCTTCGCCGGTGCGGTGAGTGCCGGGCGCACCGAACGGGTCGTCACCTTCCCGCGCGGCAACCTGCGCGGCGGCGCCGAGAAGGTACCGTCCCGCTGGCTGCTGCCGGCGCTGGCCGATCTCGCCAGCCGCGACGTCGACGTCGTCAACTGGCAACGCGCGACGGAGGATTCGCCGCAGATCGTCGCAGTCGAATCCTTCGACGTCGCCGCCCAACGCGCCGACGAGCGCATCGGCGCCTCCGCGGCCTCCGACACCGAATGGCGCCTCCGCGAACTCGCCGCCGTCCCCGCCGACAGTCGTCGCGGAGCGCTCGACGATCCGATCATCAACCGCGGCATGCACATGCGCAGCGACCGCCTCAACGGCCGCTTCACCCGGTTCAACGGCAACCTGTCGTCGGTCAGCGAACTCATCACCACCTTCGATCAGCCGGTGTCGCCGACCGGCCTCGAACTGTGGGTGCAGAGCCCCTATCAGTACTTCCTCGAACACATCCTGCGCCTGCGTGCCCTCGACGACCCCGACGAGATCGCCCAGATCGACGCATTGACGCGGGGGACCCTGATCCACACCATCCTCGAACGGTACGTCCGCGCGACCATAGACGGCGCAGAGCTCGATCTCGCCCGTCTGCGGATCGTCGCCGCAGAAGTTCTCGACGAGGCGCAGGCCAACAGCCCGGGCTGGCTCGAACAGCTGTGGGCCAAGGACCGCGGCACCATCATGCGCGACCTGGACGAATGGTTCACCCACGACCACGCCGACGCCGCCGACGGCTGGCAGCCGACGCACGCAGAGGCGGACTTCGGTCTCGACGCGCAAGGCAGTCACGAGGTCTCGCTGGAACTGGGCGAAAGCAGGATTCGCTTCCGCGGGCAGATCGACCGCATCGACCGCCACCACGGTGGACGCATCCGCGTCACCGACTACAAGACCGGCAAGTCCGACAAATACAAGGACCTCGCCGAGAGCACACCCACCAACTCGGGTCTCCAGTTCCAGCTCCCCGTCTACGGTCTGTTCGCCCGCACCTTCGGCGCCGACGTCGAAGCCCGGTACTGGTTCATCACCAGCAAAGGCAAGTTCGCCTCGGTCGGCTACCCCGTCACCGACGACGTCGTCGCCACCCTCATCGACGACATGACGCTCGTGCACAAGTCGATTCGGGCCGGGTATTTCCCGCCCAAGATCGAAGACACCCACTGGGACTTGCCCGTCATCGACCTCCTCGGCCGTGCCGGACTGCGACGCGCCTGGGCCGCACTGGAACACGTCGACGAACTGTCCGACTACGTGCAGAAGTACGGAGGCTGA
- a CDS encoding UvrD-helicase domain-containing protein codes for MTPAQLADQAARDRITTDTDATLFVEAGAGSGKTHSLVGRICHLVLHDGIELDAIAAITFTEKAAAELRERVRVELATHDTDRARAALEQIDTAAIGTLHAFAARIIGEHPLEAGVPPRMAVVDAMGSQLSFERRWRRMRTRLFTDDAPPMLVDAMGIVMAAGASLDQMRTLADALDRNWDRLTLDDNPQGIAPADIDRILWETDAIIDKLDDCLDPEDKLAVKLEELREWRILVAAERDSFGWVPMVDLCPKLGNVGRGSAWRGGVAQCKEIKAAAKALREEICSDVVGTYVDGAVRVVVRHLSEIVLDEARERQRSGQLEFHDLLVLARDVLGKPEVAAAAHQRYQRVLLDEFQDTDPLQLTLAQRIVAGRDEAGRLFTVGDPKQSIYRFRRADIAAYMSARDRTPSTDVVQLTTNFRSTRPVLDWVNAVFGRLIVAEHHVQPEYTPLDPAPGRPRWDLSWGPKPFVFPDTEEPVDDEDALSPAEALRARESRDVARIIATAIENDWRKETFDGDAYQHVPLRWKDICILIPSRAVLPFLEKSLDAAGIEFRSEASSLVYSTQEVHDLLVTCRALANTADEAALVAALRTPLFGCGDDDLLRWKDADGRWSIYADAPTDALTGSPVAAACAYLKALSLELGDLNPGALVSRLAIDRRVFEVSMDSPRHRDVWRRLRFVIDQARAWYAEDRGSLRDYIDWAATQADENARVAETVLPEIGVDAVRIMTIHAAKGLQFPMVVVAGMSGGFRTQPEPLLWDEDEKLQACASKNVTSKGYAAAAKTEKAYAEAEKKRLLYVACTRAESHLAVSGYVGKNASWGAALAPALEGLPNDVPELVEPVRRDDEAIAQHERQAWIDWSAETAAIEAASTIRVSYSATRIVHGIDDAETVVLQGYRDSGRLTAPVAEQIPVGTASPDSGATLGTALHALLEQVALGTAVDDGFDETARRAAALAGVVDVDHFVALARSALQSAPVQRAAVREHWQEMQLAGSGPDGVTVVEGIADLVYRDDDGSLVIVDYKTDVGVSADTLEAYWAQLAIYADLLRNATGERVSRLELVFCRPDEATVVGRALSGGSTST; via the coding sequence ATGACCCCAGCACAACTCGCCGACCAGGCCGCGCGCGATCGCATCACCACCGACACCGACGCCACCCTGTTCGTCGAAGCCGGCGCCGGCAGCGGCAAGACCCATTCGCTGGTCGGCCGCATCTGTCACCTCGTGCTGCACGACGGCATCGAACTCGATGCCATCGCCGCCATCACCTTCACCGAGAAAGCCGCGGCCGAACTCCGTGAACGCGTGCGTGTCGAGCTCGCCACACACGACACCGACCGTGCGCGAGCCGCTCTCGAACAGATCGACACCGCAGCCATCGGCACGCTGCACGCGTTCGCAGCGCGCATCATCGGCGAGCATCCCCTCGAAGCCGGAGTGCCACCACGCATGGCGGTCGTCGACGCCATGGGCTCCCAGCTGTCCTTCGAACGCCGCTGGCGCCGCATGCGCACCCGACTGTTCACCGACGACGCCCCACCCATGCTGGTCGACGCCATGGGCATCGTGATGGCCGCCGGCGCATCACTCGACCAGATGCGCACACTCGCCGATGCGCTGGACCGCAACTGGGATCGCCTCACCCTCGACGACAACCCCCAGGGCATCGCACCCGCCGACATCGACCGCATCCTGTGGGAGACCGACGCCATCATCGACAAGCTCGACGATTGTCTCGATCCGGAGGACAAACTCGCGGTCAAACTCGAGGAACTCCGCGAATGGCGGATCCTGGTTGCCGCCGAGCGTGATTCCTTCGGATGGGTCCCGATGGTGGACCTGTGCCCGAAGCTCGGCAACGTGGGTCGGGGGTCCGCGTGGCGCGGTGGTGTGGCGCAGTGCAAAGAGATCAAAGCCGCCGCCAAGGCGCTGCGCGAGGAGATCTGCTCCGACGTGGTCGGCACCTACGTCGACGGCGCGGTGCGCGTGGTGGTCCGTCACCTGTCGGAGATCGTCCTCGACGAGGCGCGCGAGCGGCAGCGCAGCGGACAGCTCGAATTCCACGACCTGCTCGTCCTGGCCCGCGACGTACTCGGAAAGCCGGAGGTCGCCGCAGCCGCCCATCAGCGCTACCAGCGCGTCCTCCTCGACGAGTTCCAGGACACCGATCCGCTGCAACTCACGCTGGCACAACGCATCGTCGCCGGCCGAGACGAAGCGGGTCGGCTCTTCACCGTCGGCGACCCGAAACAATCCATCTACCGCTTCCGGCGCGCCGACATCGCGGCGTACATGTCCGCGCGGGACCGCACCCCGTCGACCGACGTCGTGCAGCTGACCACCAACTTTCGGTCCACGCGTCCTGTCCTCGACTGGGTCAACGCCGTTTTCGGCCGGCTCATCGTCGCCGAGCATCACGTGCAGCCCGAGTACACGCCGCTCGACCCGGCCCCGGGCCGACCCCGCTGGGACCTCTCCTGGGGACCGAAGCCGTTCGTCTTCCCCGATACCGAGGAACCCGTCGACGACGAGGACGCACTCTCGCCCGCCGAAGCCCTCCGCGCACGCGAGTCGCGCGACGTCGCGAGGATCATCGCCACCGCCATCGAGAACGACTGGCGCAAGGAGACATTCGACGGCGATGCGTACCAGCATGTCCCATTGCGCTGGAAGGACATCTGCATCCTCATCCCGTCGCGGGCGGTACTGCCGTTCCTGGAGAAGAGCCTTGACGCCGCGGGCATCGAGTTCCGTTCGGAGGCATCGAGTCTGGTGTACTCGACGCAAGAGGTGCACGACCTCCTCGTCACCTGTCGCGCACTGGCGAACACCGCCGACGAGGCCGCCCTCGTCGCCGCCCTGCGTACCCCGCTGTTCGGCTGCGGCGACGACGACCTGCTCCGCTGGAAAGACGCCGACGGCCGATGGAGCATCTACGCCGATGCGCCCACCGACGCGCTCACCGGATCGCCGGTGGCGGCCGCATGTGCATACCTGAAGGCTCTGTCTTTGGAACTGGGGGACCTGAACCCGGGCGCACTGGTGAGCCGCCTGGCCATCGATCGTCGGGTGTTCGAGGTGTCCATGGACTCGCCCCGTCACCGCGACGTCTGGCGGCGGCTCCGCTTCGTCATCGACCAGGCCCGCGCCTGGTACGCCGAAGATCGTGGGTCGCTGCGCGACTACATCGACTGGGCCGCCACCCAGGCCGACGAGAACGCGCGTGTCGCCGAGACCGTACTCCCCGAGATCGGTGTCGACGCCGTGCGCATCATGACCATCCACGCCGCCAAGGGATTGCAGTTCCCGATGGTCGTCGTCGCCGGCATGAGCGGCGGATTCCGCACACAGCCCGAGCCGCTGCTTTGGGACGAAGACGAGAAGCTGCAGGCATGCGCGTCGAAGAACGTGACCTCGAAAGGTTATGCGGCAGCAGCAAAGACCGAAAAGGCGTACGCCGAGGCGGAGAAGAAGCGCCTGTTGTACGTCGCCTGCACGCGCGCCGAGAGTCACCTCGCGGTCTCCGGATACGTCGGGAAGAACGCATCCTGGGGAGCCGCGCTCGCACCCGCGCTGGAGGGCCTGCCCAACGACGTCCCCGAACTCGTCGAACCGGTCAGGCGCGACGACGAAGCGATCGCCCAGCACGAACGACAGGCCTGGATCGACTGGTCGGCAGAGACCGCCGCGATCGAGGCCGCCTCGACGATCCGCGTCTCCTACTCGGCGACGCGGATCGTCCACGGCATAGATGACGCCGAAACAGTTGTGCTGCAGGGGTACCGGGATTCTGGACGGCTGACAGCGCCGGTAGCCGAACAGATTCCGGTCGGCACCGCGAGCCCCGACAGCGGCGCGACGCTGGGTACCGCCCTGCACGCGCTCCTCGAACAGGTCGCCCTGGGTACCGCCGTCGACGACGGATTCGACGAGACCGCTCGGCGCGCGGCCGCACTCGCCGGCGTCGTCGACGTGGATCATTTCGTGGCGCTGGCTCGGTCGGCGTTGCAGTCGGCACCTGTTCAGCGGGCTGCCGTCCGCGAGCACTGGCAGGAAATGCAGCTCGCCGGTTCCGGGCCCGACGGAGTCACCGTGGTCGAGGGCATCGCGGACCTGGTGTATCGCGACGACGACGGTTCGTTGGTCATCGTCGACTACAAGACCGACGTCGGGGTTTCCGCCGACACCCTCGAGGCGTACTGGGCGCAACTCGCGATCTACGCCGATCTGCTGCGAAATGCGACTGGGGAGAGAGTGTCTCGGCTGGAGTTGGTGTTCTGCCGGCCTGACGAAGCAACCGTCGTCGGACGTGCGTTGTCCGGGGGTTCGACGAGCACCTAG
- a CDS encoding phospholipase D-like domain-containing protein — translation MTVQFLGDKPWPKISTTLRRRGPRRVAVAFLGIDGPHLLRHLAAGDKLVINASREAVASHATSPAAIHTLQSRGVDVRSLAELHAKVFVTAEWAIVGSANASANSQRSSEAMILTDQKTVVREARTFVEDTLRDADPISAARLDELRRVWDENARAAVPGVTGTSAETALVKGIRPNGILVHTVDDDLTDEERREIEESVEQIPKFQTWAMQLQDDDAGFSMNTALFLCSSGEVSAPVVTYAAAAGPIPHRDSGRYQLVRAQRGLRSRTTTTLRRALGTQRLREFDSAVDNEDADSIKLSRELTSELLGAWKLKIT, via the coding sequence GTGACGGTTCAGTTCCTTGGCGACAAGCCCTGGCCGAAGATCTCGACCACACTGCGCCGGCGTGGGCCACGCAGGGTCGCGGTTGCCTTCCTGGGCATCGATGGACCGCATCTCCTGAGACATTTGGCTGCCGGCGACAAGCTCGTCATCAATGCGAGCAGAGAGGCGGTCGCGTCCCACGCAACGTCTCCTGCGGCCATCCACACTCTGCAGTCGAGAGGGGTGGACGTCCGTTCTCTGGCTGAGCTGCATGCGAAGGTCTTCGTCACTGCGGAGTGGGCCATCGTAGGCTCTGCCAATGCTTCGGCGAACTCCCAACGATCGTCAGAGGCAATGATCCTGACAGATCAAAAGACCGTCGTCAGAGAAGCACGCACATTTGTCGAAGACACGCTGCGAGACGCGGACCCTATCAGCGCGGCACGCCTTGACGAGCTGCGGCGCGTGTGGGACGAAAACGCCCGGGCTGCAGTGCCCGGTGTGACGGGGACGTCTGCGGAAACCGCGCTTGTCAAGGGCATCCGACCTAACGGCATTCTAGTGCACACCGTCGACGACGATCTGACCGACGAAGAACGCCGAGAAATAGAGGAAAGCGTCGAACAGATCCCGAAGTTCCAGACTTGGGCGATGCAGCTACAGGATGACGATGCCGGATTCTCGATGAACACAGCGCTGTTCCTCTGTTCTTCCGGAGAGGTGTCGGCTCCGGTCGTCACCTATGCTGCGGCGGCCGGTCCGATTCCCCACCGGGACTCCGGTCGCTACCAGCTGGTTCGGGCGCAACGCGGATTGCGATCACGGACGACGACCACACTCCGACGAGCGTTGGGGACGCAGCGTCTTCGGGAGTTCGATTCGGCGGTAGACAATGAGGACGCCGACTCGATCAAGCTGTCTCGCGAACTCACTTCGGAATTGCTGGGTGCGTGGAAACTGAAGATCACGTGA
- a CDS encoding HNH endonuclease signature motif containing protein yields the protein MAFEFGTIDPGGDLPDEGVDVFGPLAGLSPEALISTAVYSASMNAANTCRTLTTASLLHEQREEEYLLHRSAIHSGEAGSIDELLDRTAQAVTGADPYEQFGPNGFEQATAELGAALNLTPAEARDLIRTGDAMRYRLPLTGTTLACGRIDLRRFLIALKRTDFVDNATMPMVDAALAEAILARDPMSTARFTTMVDNIVHTHAPDAVKRRNDHAARDRGIDIRPDRHQPGQSRITGHLPHTDAAALNAQLTAMATGVHTGDPRTMPQRRADALLALAHGNQTLDCRCADCTPPPAEQNLDTPEPAVATTPGPGPTPVAAPNVTDTAATQPEDDAQAPEPTGDCTCTCTSCRAPRPTYHIVGNLTTFVGLDNEPGMLDGYGLIDAHTMRRLFADAVHTFITTGVRTDPADADARAAAAASTYVPSKKLQALVRAGELCCTFSGCNQPVWTVDLDDTHPYDHRQPDRGGKTLQHNLKPLCRFHHRIKTFGRWRDSQDEYLAVWFEAPTGHTYLGNPYTGRDLFASLKTQPTDHPARQRLTDERAHRTDTHRRQQVEWDRNNPPPF from the coding sequence ATGGCATTCGAGTTCGGCACCATCGACCCCGGCGGGGACCTCCCCGACGAGGGTGTCGACGTGTTCGGACCACTCGCCGGCCTCTCGCCCGAAGCCCTGATCAGCACCGCCGTCTACTCGGCATCGATGAACGCCGCCAACACCTGCCGCACACTGACCACCGCCAGCCTGCTCCACGAACAACGCGAAGAAGAATACCTACTGCACCGCAGTGCGATTCACTCCGGCGAGGCAGGTTCCATCGACGAACTCCTCGACAGGACAGCACAAGCAGTTACCGGTGCGGACCCGTATGAACAGTTCGGGCCCAACGGATTCGAACAAGCCACCGCCGAACTCGGCGCCGCCCTGAACCTCACCCCCGCCGAAGCCCGCGACCTCATCCGCACCGGCGACGCCATGCGGTACCGACTCCCCCTCACCGGCACCACCCTGGCCTGCGGACGAATCGACCTTCGCCGGTTCCTGATCGCACTCAAACGCACCGACTTCGTCGACAACGCCACCATGCCTATGGTGGACGCCGCGTTGGCCGAGGCAATCCTGGCGCGCGATCCGATGTCGACGGCGCGGTTCACCACCATGGTCGACAACATTGTCCACACGCATGCACCTGATGCGGTGAAACGCCGCAACGACCACGCCGCCCGCGACCGCGGAATCGACATCCGACCCGACCGCCACCAACCCGGCCAATCGCGCATCACCGGGCACCTGCCACACACCGACGCCGCCGCCCTCAACGCCCAGCTGACCGCCATGGCCACCGGCGTGCACACCGGTGATCCGCGCACCATGCCCCAGCGCCGCGCCGACGCCCTCCTCGCCCTCGCCCACGGCAACCAAACCCTGGACTGCCGGTGCGCCGACTGCACACCCCCACCAGCCGAGCAGAACCTCGATACCCCCGAGCCCGCCGTTGCGACAACACCCGGACCCGGGCCCACCCCCGTTGCTGCACCGAACGTGACCGACACCGCCGCAACCCAACCCGAGGACGACGCGCAGGCCCCGGAGCCGACCGGCGACTGCACATGCACCTGCACCAGTTGCCGCGCACCCCGACCGACTTACCACATCGTGGGCAACCTGACGACTTTTGTCGGGCTCGACAACGAACCCGGCATGCTCGACGGCTACGGGCTGATCGACGCCCACACCATGCGCCGACTCTTCGCTGACGCGGTTCACACCTTCATCACCACCGGGGTGCGCACCGACCCGGCCGACGCCGACGCCCGGGCCGCAGCCGCCGCCAGCACCTACGTACCGAGCAAGAAACTGCAGGCACTCGTCCGCGCCGGCGAGTTGTGCTGCACCTTCTCCGGCTGCAATCAACCGGTGTGGACCGTCGACCTCGACGACACCCACCCATACGACCACCGCCAGCCCGACCGCGGCGGAAAGACCCTCCAGCACAACCTCAAACCGTTGTGCCGGTTCCACCACCGCATCAAAACCTTTGGCAGGTGGCGCGACTCCCAGGATGAGTACCTCGCCGTGTGGTTCGAAGCCCCCACCGGCCACACCTACCTGGGCAACCCATACACCGGGCGAGACCTGTTCGCGTCGTTGAAAACCCAGCCAACCGACCACCCGGCGCGGCAACGACTCACCGACGAGCGCGCACACCGCACCGACACCCATCGTCGACAACAAGTCGAGTGGGACCGAAACAACCCGCCACCGTTCTGA